The Saccharomyces paradoxus chromosome VIII, complete sequence genome has a window encoding:
- the PRP8 gene encoding U4/U6-U5 snRNP complex subunit PRP8 (Component of U4/U6-U5 snRNP complex~similar to YHR165C) — protein sequence MSGIPPPPPGFEEDEDLTLPPPPPPPPPPPGCEIEEVNKPLLQSSVNDDTFLSPPPPPPSDFEINAEEIVEFALPPPPPPPGLDELEPSAAKNNQLHGKRKLDIGKDSFVTRKARKRQRKIKNNLYTPKAEMPPEHLRKIINAHSDMASKMYNTDKKAFLGALKYLPHAILKLLENMPHPWEQAKEVKVLYHTSGAITFVNETPRVIEPVYTSQWSAMWIAMRREKRDRTHFKRMRFPPFDDDEPPLSYEQHIENIEPLDPINLSLDSRDDECVKDWLYDSRPLEEDNKKVNGTSYKKWCFDLPEMSNLYRLSTPLRDEVTDKNYYYLFDKKSFFNGKALNNAIPGGPKFEPLYPREEEEDYNEFNSIDRVIFRVPIRSEYKVAFPHLYNSRPRSVHIPWYNNPVSCIIQNDEDYGTSAFFFDSSLNPIPHFIDNTSFTNALDTEENGDFTLPEDFAPILAEEEELVLPSTKDAMTLYHSPFPFNRTKGKMVRAQDVSLAKKWFLQHPDEEYPVKVKVSYQKLLKNYVLNELHPTLPTNHNKTKLLKSLKNTKYFQQTTIDWVEAGLQLCRQGHNMLNLLIHRKGLTYLHLDYNFNLKPTKTLTTKERKKSRLGNSFHLMRELLKMMKLIVDTHVQFRLGNVDAFQLADGIHYIFNHLGQLTGIYRYKYKVMHQIRACKDLKHVIYYKFNKNLGKGPGCGFWQPAWRVWLSFLRGTIPLLERYIGNLITRQFEGRSNEIVKTTTKQRLDAYYDLELRNSVMDDILEMMPESIRQKKARTILQHLSEAWRCWKANIPWDVPGMPAPIKKIIERYIKAKADAWVSAAHYNRERIKRGAHVEKTMVKKNLGRLTRLWIKNEQERQKQIQKNGPEITPEEATTIFSVMVDWLESRSFSPIPFPPLTYKNDTKILVLALEDLKDVYASKVRLNASEREELALIEEAYDNPHDTLNRIKKYLLTQRVFKPVDITMMENYQNISPVYSVDPLEKITDAYLDQYLWYEADQRKLFPNWIKPSDSEIPPLLVYKWTQGINNLSEIWDVSRGQSTVLLETTLGEMAEKIDFTLLNRLLRLIVDPNIADYITAKNNVVINFKDMSHVNKYGLIRGLKFASFIFQYYGLVIDLLLLGQERAANLAGPANNPNEFMQFKSKEIEKAHPIRLYTRYLDRIYMLFHFEEDESEELTDEYLAENPDPNFENSIGYNNRKCWPKDSRMRLIRQDVNLGRAVFWEVQGRVPTSLTSIKWENAFVSVYSKNNPNLLFSMCGFEVRILPRQRMEEVVSNDEGVWDLVDERTKQRTAKAYLKVSQEEIDKFDSRIRGILMASGSTTFTKVAAKWNTSLISLFTYFREAIVATEPLLDILVKGETKIQNRVKLGLNSKMPTRFPPAVFYTPKELGGLGMISASHILIPASDLSWSKQTDTGITHFRAGMTHEDEKLIPTIFRYITTWENEFLDSQRVWAEYATKRQEAIQQNRRLAFEELEGSWDRGIPRISTLFQRDRHTLAYDRGHRIRREFKQYSLERNSPFWWTNSHHDGKLWNLNAYRTDVIQALGGIETILEHTLFKGTGFNSWEGLFWEKASGFEDSMQFKKLTHAQRTGLSQIPNRRFTLWWSPTINRANVYVGFLVQLDLTGIFLHGKIPTLKISLIQIFRAHLWQKIHESIVFDICQILDGELDALKIESVTKETVHPRKSYKMNSSAADVTMESVYEWEVSKPSLLHETKDSFKGLITNKMWFDVQLRYGDYDSHDISRYVRAKFLDYTTDNVSMYPSPTGIMIGIDLAYNMYDAYGNWFSGLKPLLQNSMRTIMKANPALYVLRERIRKGLQIYQSSVQEPFLNSSNYAELFNNDIKLFVDDTNVYRVTVHKTFEGNVATKAINGCIFTLNPKTGHLFLKIIHTSVWAGQKRLSQLAKWKTAEEVSALVRSLPKEEQPKQIIVTRKAMLDPLEVHMLDFPNIAIRPTELRLPFSAAMSIDKLSDVVMKATEPQMVLFNIYDDWLDRISSYTAFSRLTLLLRALKTNEESAKMILLSDPTITIKSYHLWPSFTDEQWINIESQMRDLILTEYGRKYNVNISALTQTEIKDIILGQNIKAPSVKRQKMAELEAARAEKQNDEETTGASTVMKTKTINAQGEEIVVVASADYESQTFSSKNEWRKSAIADTLLHLRLKNIYISADDFVEEQNVFVLPKNLLKKFIQISDVKIQVAAFIYGKSAKEHPKVKEVKTVALVPQLGHVGFVQMSNIPDIGGLPDTEGLELLGWIHTQTEELKFMAASEVTTHSKLFADKKRDCIDISIFSTPGSVSLSAYNLTDEGYQWGEENKDITNVISEGFEPTFSTRAQLLLSDRITGNFIIPTGNIWNYTFMGTAFNHEGDYNFKYGIPLEFYSEMHRPVHFLQFNELAGDEELEAEQVDVFS from the coding sequence atgagtGGAATACCGCCTCCGCCTCCTGGTtttgaagaggatgaagacTTAACACTtccaccaccaccaccaccaccaccaccaccgCCTGGATGCGAGATCGAAGAAGTAAATAAACCACTACTACAATCATCGGTAAATGATGATACGTTTCTTTCGCCTCCGCCACCCCCTCCAAGTGACTTCGAAATAAATGCTGAGGAAATTGTAGAGTTTGCATTACCACCGCCACCACCACCTCCAGGCCTTGACGAATTGGAGCCTAGTGCAGCAAAAAACAACCAACTACAtggaaagagaaaattggATATAGGAAAGGATTCTTTCGTCACTAGAAAAGCAAGGAAACGTCAGAGaaagatcaaaaataatttaTATACTCCTAAAGCCGAGATGCCACCTGAACATCTGCGGAAGATTATTAATGCTCATAGTGACATGGCCTCCAAAATGTATAATACCGATAAAAAAGCCTTTTTAGGCGCTCTAAAGTATTTACCACACGcgattttgaaattgttagAGAACATGCCTCATCCGTGGGAGCAAGCTAAAGAAGTTAAAGTTTTATATCATACTTCAGGAGCCATAACATTCGTGAATGAAACACCAAGAGTAATAGAGCCTGTATATACTTCTCAATGGTCGGCCATGTGGATAGCAATGAGGAGAGAAAAACGAGATAGAACGCATTTTAAAAGAATGAGATTTCCACCTTTCGATGATGACGAACCGCCTTTGTCATATGAACAGCACATAGAAAATATCGAACCACTGGATCCTATAAATCTGTCCTTAGACTCTCGAGATGATGAGTGTGTTAAGGATTGGCTATACGATTCCCGACCTTTGGAGGAAGATAACAAAAAGGTCAACGGTACATCCTACAAGAAATGGTGTTTTGATTTACCTGAAATGTCGAACTTATATAGGTTGTCAACACCACTTAGAGATGAGGTAACTGATAAAAACTACTATTATCTTTTCGATAAAAAATCCTTTTTCAACGGTAAAGCCCTTAATAACGCAATCCCTGGGGGGCCTAAATTTGAGCCCTTGTACCCAAgagaagaggaggaagacTATAACGAATTCAACTCTATAGACAGAGTAATATTCAGGGTTCCTATCAGAAGCGAATACAAGGTAGCTTTTCCTCATCTATATAATTCGAGGCCTCGTTCAGTGCATATACCGTGGTATAATAATCCAGTATCGTGTATTATCCAGAACGATGAGGACTACGGTACatctgcatttttttttgattcatCCCTAAACCCAATACCTCACTTTATTGATAACACTTCATTCACCAACGCATTAGATACAGAGGAAAACGGAGATTTCACCTTGCCTGAAGATTTTGCACCCATATTGgccgaagaagaagaacttgTTTTACCAAGTACTAAAGATGCAATGACATTATACCATTCACCTTTTCCATTTAATAGAACGAAAGGTAAAATGGTGAGGGCACAAGACGTTTCATTGGCTAAAAAATGGTTTTTGCAGCATCCCGACGAGGAGTATCCTGTTAAAGTTAAAGTATCTTACCAAAAGCTACTGAAGAACTACGTGCTTAATGAATTACACCCCACCTTGCCCACAAACCATAACAAAACCAagttattgaaaagtttaaaaaatactaaatattttcaacaaaCTACGATTGATTGGGTAGAGGCTGGACTCCAGTTATGTCGACAAGGACACAATATGCTAAATCTATTAATCCACAGAAAGGGCCTAACTTATTTACATCTCGACTATAATTTCAATTTAAAGCCAACTAAAACCTTAACGACAAAAGAGCGTAAAAAATCAAGACTTGGCAACTCATTTCACTTGATGCGTGAATTgctgaaaatgatgaaactGATTGTAGATACACATGTTCAGTTTAGATTAGGAAATGTGGACGCTTTCCAATTAGCAGATGGTATACATTATATTTTCAACCACTTAGGACAGTTGACTGGCATTTATCGttataaatataaagtAATGCATCAAATCCGCGCATGTAAAGATCTGAAACACGTCATATATTACAAgtttaataaaaatttaGGAAAAGGGCCTGGTTGTGGGTTTTGGCAGCCTGCGTGGAGAGTATGGCTAAGCTTCTTGAGAGGCACTATACCATTACTTGAAAGATATATTGGAAACCTTATCACTCGTCAATTTGAAGGTCGTTCTAATGAAATTGTCAAAACTACGACTAAACAAAGACTTGACGCGTACTACGATCTTGAATTACGAAACTCGGTCATGGATGACATTCTAGAAATGATGCCCGAGAGCATTCGACAGAAAAAGGCAAGGACTATACTACAACATTTAAGTGAAGCTTGGAGGTGTTGGAAGGCCAATATTCCATGGGATGTTCCTGGTATGCCAGCTccaatcaaaaaaataattgagCGGTACATAAAAGCCAAAGCTGATGCCTGGGTATCTGCAGCTCATTACAATCGAGAACGCATAAAGCGTGGTGCTCACGTCGAAAAGACTAtggttaaaaaaaatctagGGCGCTTGACGAGACTTTGGATCAAAAATGAGCAGGAACGTCAAAAgcaaatacaaaaaaacgGTCCTGAAATTACCCCCGAAGAAGCTACAACtatattttctgttatGGTTGATTGGCTTGAATCAAGGAGCTTTTCTCCAATACCATTTCCACCTTTAACTTACAAAAATGACACTAAGATTTTGGTTCTTGCACTAGAAGATTTAAAAGATGTATACGCATCAAAAGTACGTTTAAACGCATCGGAAAGAGAAGAACTTGCGTTGATAGAAGAGGCTTATGATAATCCTCACGATACTCTGAATAGAATCAAAAAGTACTTGTTGACCCAGCGCGTTTTCAAGCCTGTTGATATAACCATGATGGAAAACTATCAAAACATTTCCCCGGTTTATTCAGTTGATCCCTTGGAAAAGATTACCGATGCCTACCTTGATCAGTATTTGTGGTATGAAGCCGACCAAAGAAAGCTTTTCCCAAACTGGATAAAACCAAGTGATTCAGAGATACCACCTCTTCTAGTATACAAGTGGACTCAGGGTATAAACAACTTATCTGAAATTTGGGATGTATCCAGAGGTCAATCTACAGTGTTACTGGAGACTACTTTAGGTGAAATGGCCGAAAAAATTGACTTTACCTTACTTAATAGATTACTTCGCCTAATTGTAGATCCTAATATTGCTGACTATATTACcgcaaaaaataatgttgTTATCAATTTTAAAGATATGAGCCACGTCAACAAATATGGTTTAATACGTGGGTTGAAGTTCGCCTCATTCATATTCCAATATTACGGACTAGTTATAGATCTTTTACTATTGGGCCAGGAAAGGGCTGCTAATTTGGCTGGCCCAGCTAATAATCCAAATGAATTTATGCAATTCAAAAGCAAAGAGATAGAAAAGGCACATCCAATCAGACTTTACACCAGATATTTAGAtcgtatatatatgctttttcactttgaagaagatgagaGTGAGGAATTGACTGATGAATACTTGGCGGAAAATCCAGATCCAAACTTTGAAAACAGCATCGGatataataatagaaaatGTTGGCCCAAAGATTCGCGTATGAGGCTAATACGTCAGGACGTTAACCTAGGGCGAGCAGTGTTTTGGGAAGTTCAAGGTAGGGTCCCGACTTCGTTAACGTCCATCAAGTGGGAAAATGCATTTGTTTCAGTGTACAGCAAAAATAATCCGAACTTACTTTTCTCTATGTGTGGATTTGAGGTCAGGATATTACCAAGGCAAAGAATGGAAGAGGTGGTATCTAATGATGAAGGTGTTTGGGATTTAGTCGACGAAAGAACGAAGCAAAGAACTGCAAAAGCGTACTTGAAGGTATCTCAAGAGGAAATCGATAAATTTGACAGCAGGATAAGAGGTATATTGATGGCATCTGGTTCAACAACTTTTACTAAAGTTGCCGCAAAATGGAACACTTCACTGATATCCCTTTTCACATACTTTAGAGAAGCTATCGTCGCTACGGAGCCATTATTAGATATCCTGGTGAAAggagaaacaaaaattcaaaatcgtGTCAAACTAGGTCTAAATTCGAAAATGCCGACAAGATTTCCACCTGCTGTCTTTTATACACCAAAAGAACTTGGTGGTCTAGGTATGATCAGTGCTTCTCATATCTTGATTCCTGCATCTGATTTAAGTTGGTCAAAACAGACTGACACTGGAATTACGCATTTTCGTGCTGGTATGACACACGAGGACGAAAAATTGATCCCAACTATTTTCCGTTACATCACTACTTgggaaaatgaatttttagaCTCTCAAAGGGTATGGGCCGAGTATGCGACGAAAAGACAGGAAGCTATTCAGCAGAATAGGAGATTAGCTTTTGAAGAGCTCGAAGGATCGTGGGATCGTGGTATACCCCGTATTAGCACTTTATTTCAAAGAGATCGACACACTCTGGCGTATGACAGAGGTCACAGAATCCGTAGAGAATTTAAACAATATTCTTTAGAAAGGAACAGTCCATTTTGGTGGACGAATTCTCACCATGATGGTAAATTATGGAACTTGAATGCTTATAGAACTGACGTCATTCAAGCCCTCGGCGGTATTGAAACCATCTTGGAACACACACTATTTAAGGGGACTGGTTTTAATTCGTGGGAGGGTTTGTTTTGGGAAAAAGCGTCCGGATTTGAGGATTCCATGCAATTTAAAAAGCTAACGCATGCTCAGAGAACTGGTTTAAGTCAAATTCCAAATCGTAGATTTACCTTATGGTGGTCACCAACTATTAACAGAGCAAATGTTTATGTCGGTTTCTTAGTGCAACTAGACCTGACCGGTATCTTCCTCCATGGTAAAATTCCCACATTAAAAATATCTTTAATTCAAATATTTCGTGCTCATTTGTGGCAAAAAATACACGAAAGTATAGTTTTTGATATCTGTCAGATCCTTGATGGAGAGCTAGACGCTTTGAAAATTGAATCTGTAACAAAAGAGACAGTTCATCCTCGTAAATCGTACAAAATGAATTCATCTGCCGCTGATGTCACCATGGAAAGTGTTTATGAATGGGAAGTTTCAAAACCTTCTTTATTACATGAAACGAAAGACTCGTTTAAAGGTTTAATTACCAACAAGATGTGGTTTGATGTACAATTGAGATATGGTGATTATGATTCCCATGATATATCTCGTTATGTAAGAGCAAAATTCCTTGATTATACGACAGACAATGTAAGCATGTATCCCTCGCCAACGGGTATCATGATTGGTATCGATTTGGCCTATAACATGTATGATGCCTATGGTAATTGGTTCAGCGGATTAAAGCCTTTGCTACAAAATAGTATGAGAACAATCATGAAAGCTAACCCAGCATTATATGTCCTTCGCGAACGTATAAGAAAAGGTCTTCAAATATATCAGTCTAGTGTACAGGAACCGTTCCTAAACTCCTCAAACTATGCCGAATTATTCAATAACGATATTAAACTGTTCGTTGATGACACTAATGTCTATAGAGTTACTGTTCACAAGACTTTTGAAGGGAACGTTGCTACAAAAGCAATTAATGGTTGTATCTTCACTTTAAATCCCAAGACCGGGCAtctgtttttgaaaattatcCATACCTCCGTATGGGCCGGTCAAAAACGCTTAAGTCAGTTGGCCAAATGGAAAACAGCTGAAGAAGTTAGTGCTCTTGTGAGATCTTTGcccaaagaagaacaacCAAAGCAAATCATCGTTACAAGAAAGGCAATGCTTGATCCTTTAGAAGTTCATATGCTTGACTTTCCCAACATAGCAATTAGGCCGACGGAGCTGAGACTACCATTTTCAGCTGCAATGTCAATAGATAAACTTTCCGACGTTGTAATGAAAGCGACTGAACCTCAAATGgttcttttcaacatttATGATGATTGGTTAGACCGCATTTCATCTTACACGGCATTTTCTAGACTAACACTGCTTTTAAGAGCTTTGAAGacaaatgaagaaagtGCCAAAATGATTCTACTCAGTGACCCGACGATCACTATCAAATCGTACCATTTATGGCCGTCATTCACTGACGAACAATGGATCAATATTGAATCTCAAATGAGagatttgattttgacaGAATACGGCAGAAAATACAATGTCAATATATCCGCCTTAACTCAGACCGAAATCAAAGATATTATATTGGGCCAAAATATTAAGGCACCATCTGtcaaaagacaaaaaatgGCTGAATTAGAGGCTGCTAGGGCTGAAAAGCAGAACGACGAAGAAACTACTGGTGCATCAACTGTTATGAAGACTAAAACTATCAATGCGCAAGGTGAGGAGATAGTTGTAGTAGCTTCTGCTGATTACGAAAGTCAAACATTTAGTTCAAAGAATGAATGGAGAAAATCTGCAATTGCTGATACACTATTACATTTGAGGTTGAAAAACATTTACATCTCAGCTGATGACTTCGTGGAGGAACAAAATGTTTTCGTCCTTCCAAAGaatttattaaagaagTTTATTCAAATATCTGATGTGAAAATTCAAGTGGCGGCCTTTATTTATGGTAAGTCAGCTAAAGAACATCCAAAGGTGAAGGAAGTCAAAACTGTTGCGCTGGTACCTCAGTTGGGTCATGTAGGATTCGTTCAAATGAGTAACATCCCTGACATCGGAGGCCTTCCGGATACTGAAGGACTTGAACTACTGGGTTGGATTCACACTCAGACTGAAGAACTTAAGTTCATGGCCGCATCTGAGGTAACAACTCATTCCAAACTTTTCGCagacaagaaaagagacTGCATTgatatttccattttttccacCCCAGGATCCGTATCATTAAGCGCTTATAATCTGACCGACGAAGGTTACCAATGGGGAGAAGAGAATAAAGACATAACCAATGTGATATCGGAAGGGTTCGAACCTACCTTCAGCACGCGTGCCCAACTACTACTCTCTGACCGTATCACAGGTAATTTCATAATTCCAACCGGAAACATTTGGAACTACACATTTATGGGTACAGCATTTAATCACGAGGGTGATTACAATTTCAAGTACGGTATTCCTTTGGAATTCTATAGTGAGATGCATCGTCCTGTGCACTTTTTACAGTTTAACGAACTAGCAGGGGATGAAGAGTTGGAGGCCGAACAAGTAGACGTGTTCAGCTAA
- the CDC23 gene encoding anaphase promoting complex subunit CDC23 (Subunit of the Anaphase-Promoting Complex/Cyclosome (APC/C)~similar to YHR166C), giving the protein MNDESQDKIIQDIRIQLRKAATELSRWKLYGSSKWAAEALAGLAEAIDVDQPQSLADESPLRNKQGVPKQIFEIPQNGFGLSESDYDLYLLSSTLFDAKEFDRCVFFLKDVTNPYLKFLKLYSKFLSWDKKSQESMENILTTGKFTDEMYRANKDGDGNGNEDMSQSGHQRANLKMVSNEHESQSNISSILKEINAFLESYEIKIDDNEADLGLALLYYLRGIILKQEKNTSKAMSSFLKSLSCYSFNWSCWLELMDCLQKVDDALLLNNYLYQNFQFKFSENLGSQRTIEFNIMVKFFKLKVFEELNGQLEDYFEDLEFLLQVFPNFTFLKAYNATISYNNLDYVTAESRFDDIVKQDPYRLNDLETYSNILYVMQKNSKLAYLAQFVSQIDRFRPETCCIIANYYSARQEHEKSIMYFRRALTLDKKTTNAWTLMGHEFVELSNSHAAIECYRRAVDICPRDFKAWFGLGQAYALLDMHLYSLYYFQKACTLKPWDRRIWQVLGECYSKTGNKVEAIKCYKRSIKASQTVDQNTSIYYRLAQLYEELEDLQECKKFMMKCVDVEELLEGIVTDETVKARLWLAIFEIKGGNYQLAYDYAMGVSSGTSQEIEEARMLARECRRHM; this is encoded by the coding sequence ATGAATGACGAAAGCCAGGATAAAATTATACAAGATATACGTATACAACTACGAAAGGCTGCCACAGAATTATCACGATGGAAGCTATACGGTTCCTCAAAGTGGGCGGCAGAAGCACTAGCAGGCCTTGCTGAAGCTATTGATGTTGATCAACCACAGTCTTTGGCCGACGAATCGCCACTAAGGAATAAGCAAGGTGTACCGAAGcagatttttgaaataccACAAAATGGGTTTGGCCTATCAGAGTCTGATTATGACCTGTACCTCCTCAGTTCTACGTTGTTTGATGCTAAAGAGTTTGACCGGTGtgtatttttcttaaaaGATGTCACTAATCCATATCTCAAGTTTTTAAAATTATACAGTAAATTCCTCTCATGGGACAAGAAAAGCCAGGAAAGCATGGAAAATATCCTAACCACAGGGAAGTTTACTGACGAAATGTACAGAGCTAACAAAGATGGAGATGGCAATGGAAATGAGGATATGAGCCAAAGCGGGCACCAACGCGCTAATTTAAAAATGGTTAGCAATGAGCATGAGTCACAATCGAAcatatcatctattttgaaggaaattaaCGCATTTCTAGAGTCTtatgaaataaaaatagacGACAATGAGGCCGACTTAGGGCTAGCACTGTTATATTATTTACGAGGAATTATCTtaaagcaagaaaaaaacacttCTAAAGCAATGTCATCATTCTTGAAATCTCTGAGTTGCTATTCCTTTAATTGGTCCTGCTGGCTGGAATTGATGGACTGTCTACAAAAGGTCGACGATGCATTGCTTTtaaataattatttatatcaaaatttccaattcaaattttctgaaaatcTTGGTAGTCAACGAACGATAGAATTCAATATAATggtcaaatttttcaaactaAAAGTATTTGAGGAACTTAACGGCCAGCTAGAAGACTACTTCGAAGATTTAGAGTTTTTGTTACAAGTCTTTCCcaatttcacttttttAAAGGCTTACAATGCTACCATTAGTTACAATAATTTGGATTATGTTACCGCAGAAAGCCGATTCGATGACATCGTTAAACAAGATCCTTACCGTCtcaatgatttggaaacGTACTCCAATATTCTATATGTCATGCAgaagaattcaaaattaGCCTATCTGGCGCAATTCGTCTCCCAAATAGATAGGTTTAGACCGGAAACATGTTGTATCATAGCGAACTATTATAGTGCCCGACAGGAACATGAAAAGTCTATTATGTACTTCCGTCGAGCACTAACCTTAGATAAGAAAACCACAAACGCATGGACTTTGATGGGCCACGAATTTGTTGAACTGAGCAATTCGCATGCTGCGATCGAATGCTATCGTCGGGCAGTGGATATCTGTCCTAGAGACTTCAAAGCGTGGTTCGGTTTGGGTCAGGCCTATGCCCTCCTTGACATGCACCTATACTCTCTTTACTACTTCCAAAAAGCCTGTACTTTGAAACCTTGGGATCGTCGCATTTGGCAAGTATTGGGAGAATGTTATAGTAAAACTGGAAATAAGGTGGAAGCTATAAAATGCTACAAAAGGTCCATAAAAGCTTCACAAACGGTCGATCAAAATACTTCAATATATTATCGGTTGGCGCAACTATATGAAGAACTTGAAGATTTGCAAGAGTGTAAAAAGTTCATGATGAAGTGTGTAGATGTGGAAGAGCTTCTGGAAGGTATAGTAACAGATGAAACCGTCAAGGCAAGGCTTTGGCTGGCTATATTTGAGATTAAAGGAGGCAACTACCAATTGGCTTATGATTACGCCATGGGAGTATCTAGCGGAACGTCTCAAGAGATTGAAGAGGCTCGTATGCTGGCTCGAGAGTGCAGAAGGCATATGTAG
- the THP2 gene encoding Thp2p (Subunit of the THO and TREX complexes~similar to YHR167W), with protein MTREEGRTYFESLCEEEQSLQECQTNLLNILDVLSELTNPESSDDLLTESLKKLPDLHGELVKSSIRLRYDKYQTREAQLLENTKTGRDVAAGVQNRKSISEYYSTFEQLNRDTLRYVNLLKRLSVDLAKQVEVSDPSVTVYEVDNWIPSEKLQGILEQYCAPDTDIRGVDAQIKNYLDQIKMARAKFGLENKYSLKERLSTLTKELNHWRKEWDDIEMLMFGDDAHSMKKMIQKIDSLKSEINASSESNPVDKGDIVLE; from the coding sequence ATGACAAGGGAAGAAGGTCGTACATATTTTGAATCTCTTTGCGAGGAAGAACAAAGTTTGCAGGAATGCCAAACCAACTTATTGAACATTTTAGATGTATTGTCAGAATTGACAAACCCCGAATCCTCTGATGATCTGCTTACTGAATCCCTCAAGAAGCTACCTGATTTACACGGGGAACTGGTAAAGAGTTCTATCCGTCTGCGATACGATAAATATCAAACAAGAGAAGCACAGCTTTTGGAGAATACAAAAACCGGCAGGGATGTTGCAGCGGGAGTACAGAACCGTAAGAGTATTAGTGAATACTATTCTACTTTCGAACAATTGAATAGGGATACTTTGAGGTACGTCAACTTACTGAAAAGGCTTTCTGTTGATTTAGCCAAGCAGGTGGAAGTGTCTGATCCATCAGTGACAGTGTATGAAGTGGATAACTGGATTCCATCCGAGAAACTTCAAGGCATTCTCGAGCAGTATTGTGCGCCTGATACTGATATACGTGGTGTAGATGCTCAAATCAAGAACTACCTAGATCAAATCAAAATGGCGCGTGCCAAATTTGGTTTAGAAAATAAGTATTCTCTAAAGGAAAGACTATCTACCTTGACAAAGGAACTAAACCATTGGAGAAAAGAGTGGGACGATATAGAAATGCTTATGTTCGGTGATGATGCACATTctatgaagaaaatgatcCAGAAGATAGATTCATTAAAGTCTGAGATAAATGCTTCATCTGAAAGCAACCCTGTAGATAAAGGTGACATAGTTTTAGAATAA